TCTGATAACAACTGTTTCACAACTTCTTTGTTTCAGACAATGCTCCAAAATCCATCCCGTTCCAGATGTAGCAAAAGGTATTCAGagaaatattgattttcaacAAATTCCAAAGAAGATAGCTGAACTTGAAAAGCAATTGGAGCTGATGAAAGAAGCAAGAATAAAAAATACGACATCTCTGAAAAAGACGCGGACAGCCATTTCTGATGAAATTAAAACCATACGTAAAACGATCAACGGAATTCTTGATAAGATTGAGAAGACAACTTTACAGGACTTGGACGGAATGATAGctaaacttgaaaaatatataaagaaagatATCGAAACTTGTGATAAAAAGACTATCGAACTGCAAAACATGATTGCCGCTTTTCAAACCAAAGCAAAATCAAGCGagtcaaaatcatatattgCGTACAGAAAGAGCCAGGACATGATTTCTCAAGCAAACGATCATCTTCGTGGCATATCAGTCATTGAGTGTTACAATGTGACATTCCAAGCCAATTATCTTATCGAAGAACTTTTATCTTCGATAAAGACTTTTGGATCGACGCGAAAAGATTCCCTTTTCGATCCAAACCACGTATTCAGTGTTGCAGAGTACAAGGAGTACAACGTGAAGATGAGGAACGACAAATGTCAATGTATTATCTGGGGCGTGTGTGAAATGCCTAGTGGAGATTTTGTCATAGCAGACTTTAACAATTGTAAAGTGAAGCTCCTGGACAAGGAGTACAGGATGCTCGACCGCTGTGATGTCCCGGGGGATTCATTGGACGTGTGCCACATTGACGGAAATGAAGTGGCCGTTTGTGTTGATAGtgtactttatttcattaatgcTACGAAAGGGAAATTAATAACTACGAGGAAGTTAAGCTTCACCCATGCCTGTTATGCCGCAGCTCATCATGGTGGCCAGCTTTACATCTCCTCCTTTACCGCCCTGTACGTCTACACGATGTCGGGACAGAAGGTGAAGATGCTGTACGAGGGCAAGTCTTGTGGCACGGTGGGGAAATTTGCCATCAGTAACGACGGGAAGACAATCTACATCACAAACTACAGTAAACATCAACTGATCACCCTAGACAACAACGGTAACAAGCTGGCCTTACTCACTGACCCTGACATGAAAGGACCTACCGGAGTACACGTGACACCTGCTGGACACGTGTTCGTCTGCTGCTGGGACTCCGACACAGTGTTGCAGGTTGACAAAGACGGAAAGAAGAAGTTAGCCACTCTGGCAACTGGCGGATCGCGAAATTTATTCTTCAGCAGCCGCACTTCCTCTCTGATTGTTGGTGGAAAAAAAGACACACTTCTTGTTATCaagttaaattaaaactaaaaacaatgtttgatttgGTACTATCGAACTGGGATCTTTCTTATTGTTGCAAAGTATATTACAGTTTTgtcatatataattgttttgtttagacCGCTGGCTATAAGTTATATGATAGAAATCCAAAAGCACCTTGTGAATACTTTTATTTGATCATATTTGGGACAATCTATATCCCACAAACTgtgaaatattaatatcatacatgttttatttgatgaatgTAGAATGTTCAATTTtcgtgtgtatatatatattacctatTAACAAACATAGAaacgtattatttttattatgctATTCGCGTTTTGTATACTCATTAAAAGAGAGGCGAATAAACGCTTTATCAAACTCGTTTTTGCATCAATAAATACGTTGGCATTTATAACTTACAGAACACCACCATTTTGATTTATTCAAATGGAACGTCATGAAAATTTACTTGCATAATATACACAAAGTCAAGTGAATTGCAAtagaaacataaaaaacaatctCATAATTCAATGTCGGTGAAAGGGTTAAcgtgaaacataataaaatcatCTTTTAAAGAATGCATACTCGATTTTGAACGTATactgaaattaattttgaaGGATGGACTTTCAAgaaacaaaaagcaaaacataaatattacgTATAACATCGACAGTCTGTGTAAGAGTCAGACGTACATCTCACGTATAACATCGACAGTCTCGGTTAGATTCAGACATACATCTCACGTATAACATCAACTGCCTCGGTTAGATTCAGACATACATCTCACGTATAACATCAACTGCCTCGGTTAGATTCAGCCATACATCTCACGTATAACATCAACTGCCTCGGTTAGATTCAGACATACATCTCACGTATAACATCAACTGCCTCGGTTAGATTCAGCCATACATCTCACGTATAACATCGCCAGTCTCAGTTAGATTTAGACTAAcatatcatgttttgcattgacaGTCTTGATTAGACTGAGACTTTCTTCTCAGGTTTAACATCGACAGTCTTGGTTAGACTGAGACTAACATCTCAGATTTAACATCAACCGTCTCAATTGATATGAGCTTACATCCCACTTATTAGTAAATCATTAACATACCGGTTTGATTGTGACTTACATCTAACGTGTAACATCGACAGTCGCCGTAAGATTCAGACGTACATCCCATTTGCACCAAGGTCAGACTCGGTTATATTGAGACTAACATCACATTAACACGTATTTTATGGACAGTCTCAGTTAGTTTGAGACCTATTTCCCTTGCTTAATATCGTCAGTCTCGGTTAGATTGAGCCTTTCATCACACATGTAATTTTGACAATCTCGGTTAGTTTAAGACTTACATCCCATAATAAACATCGACAGTCTCCGTTGGACTGAAACTTGCATCTATCGTGTTCAGACATCGACAATCTCGGTCAGATTGAGACCTTCATTCCACATATAAATCGTCAGTTTTAGCTTGAATGCGACTGCTGATACACAGAAATGGTAGGTGCACGATGtaacgcgagagtgtggtcttgtgttgtagggGAAACCGGCTTACCCGGGGAAAACCTACTTGTTCGACTTGGTGGCAacataccaaactcacatgcgcctaagccgggaatcaaacccgggtcgccttggttaGAAGCGAGGGCGCtgaccactgcgctaaccggacaaccaaaaaCAGAAGCTGGCCAATGGTGCtataatttataatcaatttttaaCATCCACAAAGCTTagttgtaaaattatgtttaatacgtcttatgtgtatatattattcGTTCTGTACACATAACTTCCCTTGAAATGATACCTAATTAATATGTGGTCACCTGGCCGTGATTTCATTAAGGAATACCTGATTTCAGGatgggacacatgatttcaggaagaaacatttgatttcaGAAAAGGACACCTGATTTCCGGAAGGGACAggtgatttcaggaagggagaCCTGATTTCAGGAAAAGACATCTGATTTATAAAGGAGATACTTGCTTTCAGGAAGGGAGagatgatttcaggaagggacacatgatttcaggaagggacaggtgatttcaggaagggtcacatgatttcaggaggaGACACCTCCTTTCGGGAAGGGACATAttatttcaggaagggacatatgatttcaggaagggacacatgatttcaggaagggacaggTGATTTCAGTAAGGGACTGGTGATTTCAGtaagggacacatgatttcaggaagggacaggTGATTTCAGTAAGGGACAgttgatttcaggaagggacacatgatttcaggaagggacaggTAATTTCAGCAAGGGACACATGATTCCATGAAGGGACAGGTGATTTCAGtaagggacacatgatttcaggaagggacaggtgatttcaggaagggacaggTAATTTCAGCAAGTGACACATGATTCCATGAAGGGACAGGTGATTTCAGtaagggacacatgatttcaggaagggacacatgatttcaggaagggacaggTAATTTCAGCAAGGGACACATGATTCCATGAAGGGACAGGTGATTTCAGTAAGGGACACATGATTCGaggaagggacacatgattCCATGAAGGAACAGGTGATTTCAGtaagggacacatgatttcatgaagggacacatgatttcagaaGGGACAGGTGATTTCAGTAAGGGACAgttgatttcaggaagggacacatgatttcaggaagggacaggTGATTTCAGTAAGGGACAgttgatttcaggaagggacacatgatttcaggaagggacaagTGATTTCATTAAGGGACAgttgatttcaggaagggacaggTGATTTCAGGAAAGGACAAGTGATTTCAGtaagggacacatgatttcatgATGGGACACATAATTTTAGGAATGAACACCAAATTTCAGAAAGGGACAAGTGATTTCAGGAATGAACAcctgatttcaggaagagacaggtgatttcaggaagggacaatTGATTACAGGAAAGGACAcctgatttcaggaagggacacctgatttgaGGATGATAGACCTgctttcaggaagggacaccggatttcaggaagggacacctgctTTCATGTAGGAACATATGATTTAAGGAATGGACACATCATTTCAGGAGGGGACAAATTTTTCAATAAGAACCATTTGATGAAGGGACATAAGATTTCAAAAAGGAAAagatgatttcaggaagggacaaaAAAATCAGGAAGAGACACCTCCTTTCAGAAAGGGACATATTATTTCAGGAAGGAACagatgatttcaggaagggacacatgaGTTTAGGAAGAGACACATATTTTCAGGAAGGGACAAAAGATTTTAATAAGGGACAGATGATTTCAGAAAGAGATACAAAGTTTCTGGGAGGGACACATGGTTACTGGAGGGGACAggtgatttcaggaagggacatatgatttcaggaagggacacatgatttcaggaagggacaaaaaaattcaggaagagacacctcctttcaggaagggacatattatttcaggaaaggacacatgatttcaggaagggacacatgagttcaggaagagacacatattttcaggaagggacacaaGATTGAAAtaagggacacatgatttcagaaATGGATACAAAGTTTCTGGGAGGGACACATGGTTACTGGAGGGGACAggtgatttcaggaagggacacatgatttcaggaagagacacctcctttcaggaagggacatattatttcaggaagggacacatgatttcattAAGGGATACATGATTTCAGAAAAGGATGCATagtttcaggaagggacacatgatttcaggaagggacaggTAATTTCATGAAGGGACAGGTGATTTCAGTAAGGAAGGCACAggtgatttcaggaagggacaggtcatttcaggaagggacaggTGATTTCAGGAaaggacacatgatttcaggaaggaaGGCACAGGTGATTTCAGGTACGGACAggtgatttcaggaagggacggGTGATTTCAAGAAGGGACAGGTGAATTCAGGAacggacacatgatttcaggaaaaGACCCTCCTTTCAGGAAGGGACATATTATTTCAGGAAGTAACatatgatttcaggaagagacagattatttcaggaagggacagaTGGTTTCAGGAAGAggcacatgatttcaggaagagacacctCCTTTCGGTAAGGGACATATTATTTCAGGAAGGGAAATATGATTTTAGGAAGAGACAggtgatttcaggaagggacacatgatttcaggaggcGACACCTCCTTTCAGGAAGGGACATAttatttcaggaagggacataTGATTTCAGAAAGGGACAGTTGATTTCAGGAAGATACACCTCCTTTCAGGAAGGGACATATTATTTCAGGAAGGAACAGATGATTTCAAGAAGGTACACATGTTTTCAGGAAGGGAAAAATggtttcaggaagagacacctTCTTTCAGGAACGGACATATTATTTCAGGAAGGAACAGATGATTTGCggaagggacacatgatttcatgAGGGGACGCAttatttcaggaagggacacataGTTTCTGGGAAGGACACATGGTTACTGGAAGGACACATGGTTTCAGGAAGGAACACATGATTTTAGAAACGGACAAATGATTTCAGGAGGGTACACATGCTTTCATGAAGAGACACATgctttcaggaagagacacatgattttaggaagagacacatgattacGGACAATTTATAGTGTGTATGTTTAGGTGCGACGCAGTATTTTGGCTTATGCCATttcaaatttacaatatttgattattctattatttttttttaaatcctgaaatatacaaccttttatttttatttttatcatttttttaaagcttcactctcacagattgaccgttttgaccacttatttttttttttcctggaataaaccaatttttgcgtgaatatctgAACAACGGTAATTATACTACTGTAGAAAGCTCAATTTACACTTTTTtacgttaaaaataaattatgtattatgcCGAAGAAAATCATTATTCTTAAAGCGTGAGTAATGCTTCTTTCAGCCTTAAaccattaattttcgaacgtacATGTAATGtgatggtattcaatatgcaatttAAGTCGATCTTATGGTCATATATCATTGACTTGATTCACTGTATAGGTCCGTTATTTATACCGAGCAATCCGATTAGCCACATCGTTTTAAGacccaattaagaccaatattgaataccacccctggggcggtattaataaaacatcataaagTCATTTCTTACTTAAGTCAGTTTCCTAATTTTAGAATCTTCTTACTCACATGAAATTAGAACGAACAATTtccaaaattcattattttattgactaTATTGGTAAAAAACGACATACTCGCGTATTTAAGAAAGGAACGGTACGTGGTAAACAACTGATAAATCTAAATGTCCgaaaaaagattatttaaaaaaatggttgcaTTAATCAGTACACATAGGCGTAGATTTGATCTGACAAGTATGCATAGGCAATTCAAACACTCAAATTTAATTACAATTACTTTGAAATTTGGAACGTggattttgtttgtatttttgtggattttcttctcatatgtgaataaagtggtatgtataatgtttactttaaatttaGTTCTTCCAGTTTggctactgtgaaatcatttatattcgttggcatgaaatttcgtggttttcCGAAGATTTACATTTTCGTGGGtattcgtggtttttcattttaaaaaaaagaatccGAAACCGGATCGTCCTACATCGTCTGCATAATTTCCACGCGCTCGGCTACGTCACACGGTTTATGACACTAGTGATAGGACATGCCAATTAgcgcatatacccatgtcaattatcgatatAATTGGAAATCAAGGCCATACTAGAAGATGCACCTTGATAATATAGATGTCGAAGACTTTGTACCTCTTCAATATTGAATGCCAGTTAAGAATTTGCcgactgtgaaaacaccgagaaCGTGCGTATATTTGAGAATACAATAAATGTAATcgcttaaatatttcattacagaaaaaaaatcgaatacCGACACTCAACGCGTTTTTCATATACAGCACACgcatatatttcacctcgtgaacaccaaaagtaaatattattctAGTGACTTCGCCACTCGCGAAATATACCATTTGGTGCTGACTATaataaaagtgaaatatataacgatctaacactgaaacatatcttttttttagATTGTTTCGGATGTCGTTTATTCACGTGACCAACAATGAcaattttttacttttgattggcATCAATCTATTATAAAATGCTTGATTTTAAATTTGCGTCTTATTCAACCTATAAAACACCAATGTTCAAAACGCTTTGACATTCTGCTCGAGATTACAGAGAAGAACATTTATTTGGACACAGTCcaaccccgttagctcgaacttcaagggaccggtgaaaatacacaaagcctcggaaaattcgagtcAAGCGGGTATGTTCGAGCCAACCAGAAATCCGAGCtgagcgagttcgagccaaaagGGTTCGACTGTTAAAGCATATACAGTTTATGATCATCAAATCAATCATCATATCATGCACAACCGCATAGATAAATTATCGTTATCACAAATATTGGTGTTAACTATTCTGTTTTGGTTTTAACACGTTTCAATCAAAGACGTTCTGGTATATTTTGGGAAGAGTTGTGACAACTATAATACTTCCATTataatttgtcagaaatgtCAGCATTGAAGGTAAGATGACGTTTAAACGTGTGTTATGCATTATCGACATCTGTAGTGAATCTAATCAACATCACTTTAaaaggactagacaccagatggtcccaaaatcagtGATACATCAGAAAGTAAAACTCAATtcgttgtacacaacaatataaattatatgtaactttttgacaatattttatcTTGCAATTGTAGCATCCCCTTTAAGTGGACATTACTAAGGTCAACATAATTAGTGGCTCTAAACacggtttatttttgaatgttcgactcctgggcttgtccctgttgttttcattcTATTATTAACGATTTAACAATGCATTGGATTTCTCAATATAAGCTTAAAATGGGCTTTGTGATTTTAAGT
The sequence above is drawn from the Mya arenaria isolate MELC-2E11 chromosome 14, ASM2691426v1 genome and encodes:
- the LOC128217136 gene encoding uncharacterized protein LOC128217136 encodes the protein MASNFESSIQRGCDFIHDFTCSPCEENGFNTEAHHYCTQCTKYYCQNCISKHNGLYQKHAVLGRKDVMKWEAAPGVVDDLERCGMHPGEALKLVCGDHDQLCCHVCVAVDHRQCSKIHPVPDVAKGIQRNIDFQQIPKKIAELEKQLELMKEARIKNTTSLKKTRTAISDEIKTIRKTINGILDKIEKTTLQDLDGMIAKLEKYIKKDIETCDKKTIELQNMIAAFQTKAKSSESKSYIAYRKSQDMISQANDHLRGISVIECYNVTFQANYLIEELLSSIKTFGSTRKDSLFDPNHVFSVAEYKEYNVKMRNDKCQCIIWGVCEMPSGDFVIADFNNCKVKLLDKEYRMLDRCDVPGDSLDVCHIDGNEVAVCVDSVLYFINATKGKLITTRKLSFTHACYAAAHHGGQLYISSFTALYVYTMSGQKVKMLYEGKSCGTVGKFAISNDGKTIYITNYSKHQLITLDNNGNKLALLTDPDMKGPTGVHVTPAGHVFVCCWDSDTVLQVDKDGKKKLATLATGGSRNLFFSSRTSSLIVGGKKDTLLVIKLN